In Mytilus edulis chromosome 13, xbMytEdul2.2, whole genome shotgun sequence, a single window of DNA contains:
- the LOC139499971 gene encoding G-protein coupled receptor 157-like has protein sequence MGNENSTVIYKNIYQDPYDTLPLVLTLISAPLSIVGALFIFITFSLVDEARNETRKLLVCLTISDFIMAISSTVGNVRYAVKYGKSEIIELACPSTECDYLCLIHGSVQTWANLCSFFWTTIIAFHLLTNVVFKTREHYFTLRLCVHGVAWGVPLVIVILAMVHGVIGEDYRVGSGLWCWISACITPSEQFFWMMVTGKGWELLMYLLTGASYILLKGYMIQKRKERKQARLSFMDLSDNLRPSDENYLTLWLVIYVLRIWGTIRFGVAMYKHHTKDKLENYATFDKIFFYIQCFGDSSQAFFSCILFCLLDPVIRNSLLTYRRRQSYHRLDSVVA, from the exons ATGGGAAATGAGAATTCTACTGTTATATATAAGAACATTTACCAGGATCCTTACGACACGCTTCCGCTCGTACTAACTCTCATATCAGCACCGTTATCGATAGTTGGAGCGTTGTTTATCTTTATTACATTTAGTTTGGTCGATGAGGCTAGGAACGAGACAAGAAAGTTACTAGTATGTTTAACTATATCTGATTTCATCATGGCGATAAGTTCCACTGTTGGCAACGTTCGGTACGCCGTAAAATACGGAAAATCAGAAATAATAGAACTTGCCTGCCCTAGTACAGAATGTGATTACCTTTGTTTGATTCATGGCAGTGTCCAAACTTGGGCAAACTTATGTTCATTTTTCTGGACTACAATCATTGCATTCCATTTGCTAACGAATGTTGTTTTCAAAACGAGGGAACATTATTTCACATTGAGGCTATGTGTTCATGGTGTAGCATGGGGAGTGCCTC TTGTTATAGTAATACTAGCAATGGTCCATGGGGTTATAGGTGAAGATTACAGGGTCGGCAGTGGTCTGTGGTGCTGGATCTCAGCATGCATTACTCCTTCAGAACAGTTTTTCTGGATGATGGTGACGGGTAAAGGCTGGGAACTACTCATGTACCTTCTAACTGGAGCTTCGTATATCTTGCTAAAGGGATATATGATACAGAAG agaaaagAACGAAAACAAGCTCGGTTGAGTTTTATGGATTTATCCGACAACCTCAGACCATCAGATGAGAATTATTTGACACTGTGGCTAGTGATCTATGTTCTGAGGATATGGGGAACAATAAGATTTGGTGTTGCAATGTATAAACACCATACCAAAGACAAACTCGAAAATTATGCAACGTTTGACAAAATCTTTTTCTATATTCAGTGCTTCGGAGATTCTTCACAGGCTTTCTtctcatgtattttattttgccttttagaTCCCGTTATTCGCAATTCATTGCTGACCTATCGTCGTCGACAAAGTTACCACAGACTTGATTCAGTTGTTGCTTGA